From the Drosophila willistoni isolate 14030-0811.24 chromosome 2L unlocalized genomic scaffold, UCI_dwil_1.1 Seg168, whole genome shotgun sequence genome, the window AGTAaagttttaaacattttgcaCCAGGAGTTAACAATCTCATTGGATGTGAAACTTTCAATTTTTTGAACACTAACTCGAAAAGTTGTTGACCAATTCTGCCAACAATTGTGCTAAATGAtatcacacatacacatataacctaaaaataacaaaattcacgaaaaaaaaattaattttcgactcagaattataagaaaataataatcaaatttgatgaaaaaatttgaaaaaagttttttattttcttttattaaacACATAAACAAGTCAGACTGTAGCAGCTGTTCTAGGAAACGTTGGAAACGGAACTCGCTGTTCCCATCCCGTAGTTGTAATTCCTAACTAGTTTAAGCTTGTGTCGAATGATGGCCTCCACAGTGTAGCCTGTTTAagctaaataaaaattttaattactatttaactaattttatttattaaattcgcGAACTCATGCATTGCAATACATTTTGTACACTTGCAACTTAAAGGTATTTTTTTATGATATATGTCAGTGTAAAAAAGATTGATCGCCTGCACGCAAACTGGAAGCtgctattaaaattaaagtgcCTGGAAAgttaataattaataagttaattaaatttgtattttaattttacaacGACGATGACAATCTCATTGATAATCACGCTGGGAACGGAACATTGCTCGCTTTTGTTCTTCGCCTGGGCTACATACATTCTTAAAACTCTAATTGTAAGTGAGAGGGGATGGATAGATGGGTACTTTTTGGGGGTGCGACGTAAATGCTAACACGATTCCTTATTGCAATCGACGAAATTACTAAATTCCGTGGCATTTGGCGGGCCCTCGCTATACAGATATGTGACGGGCCAAAGGCGAGCGGCGGCAAAGTCACTCAGACTCTGCAGACCACCGGGTCGAGGTGGATGCTGGCTGTATTCACTGCTGGCTGCCGTGGCCGGCTGATGCGGGCGCTTCTCTTTGCTGAAGTGAGAATGGGTGGAGGACACGGTGCTATTCTTATCGGGATAGTACCGATCACTGCACTTGCGCCACTGATCGGGCTCGTCTCCCACGAAGCACCTGTTGCAAACGAAATAAAGTGATTAGGGCATTACAACAAGGATCACTTGGAGAGGCAATCACTCACCAGGGGTAATCGAAGCCTCGACTGTAGCCACAGGGGTGATCTGCCTTACAGCAGTAGTCCCAGGACCCCACTTCAGAGCCGTCCGTCTCGCAGGAGTAGAAGCCGGTTATTAGATTCTTCTCGCAGGGACTGCTGCGCCTACATGGCTTTCCGGATACTGAATAATGGCGCCAGGCTACGTCGCCTTTTTCGTTGCGAATGTGAGAAATGGAATTTAAAACTTTGATTTGCTTGCTGGGCTCCTAATAAGGAACATGCGCCACAGAATTGTTACATACAAGAACGGTTCGGGTTCGGGTTAGTACTAGGAGGTAGGGGCAAAGCCATTTGGATTCGTTTTATGATGGGATAGGGATTAGCTGTACATGTTTAGTAATCGTTATTTACATGctataatttcaattaaaactaCGTTGGGGTAACTCCTTGCTCCCAGGCTATTTACACATGGATGGAGGTGCAACAGGTTAAGAGTTTCAGTTTACCAGGTTCCCGGAATATGTCCATGCGGCGATCGTTGTTTACGCGCGATCCGCCAATTGTGTTGACTTTATCGCGACAAGTCCAATCGAAAGGATTCCAGGCAAAGAGCCAGAAATCACGCTCCTTAGTGTGCGTGTAATGGACATCCTGTTTGAGTTCGGTTTGATCCAGATCCGAGAGTTCGCAGTTGAATGAGCTGGCATGGGATCTTAAAAAATTCGATTAATTTAATGCTGCTTATCCCTACGATTTATTCTTACCCATAGCTGAAGGCATAACACTTGAACGGGGTGGTCTCCCTGAAACGAATACATTCTTTTTTACACGCCATCTCCGAGGGCACGGATATGACCTTTTTAATGGCCTGAGGCAGTAACCTGGCTGGGGAACCATAGCCCAGATAGCACACTAAAAAGGAGGACTTTGTAGCTAAGAGTGGGCAACTGCATTTCTACTTACACTTTTTGTGCTTCTCGTCGACAATGGGTTGAATTTCACAGCCATGTCCATAGCTGGCGCGTTCAAAGATGTCAAAGGCAGCATCTAGAATCAAGTGACGCTCCTTATCCATATCTCTGACAGGCCAATCGCTTAGCTGGCAATTGTCAATGATGCCAGCATGACGTTGTTGACCGTACCGAAAGGCGAATGCGCGACATGTGAACTTCGTGGAGCGGATGCACTCCATTTCACACTCGCCAACGTTGCGAACAGTTAGGGAGTCCCTTACAATCGACTTAAAGAACCGTGTGGCATCAATGGCGCGGAAGAAGCACTCTGCGGAAAGAGTATATATCCTGAATAATTTGAAGTGACAGATCTTTACCACTCTTACGTGCATTTCGGGGATCAGCAAGTGCCGTTGTGGTTGGGCTATGGGGTCCGTCGCTACGACGAGGTGGTGACCTGCACACGTCCATATCATCTGCCATCGAATAGATATCATAATCACGATCCGGCTCTATGTCGACATAATAGTCCAACATATTGATGGGCCTGTCGCAGAGCATGCAGTTATCCCGACCCGCCTGATTATAGCGATAGCTGAATGTATGGCAAATAAAACTGGGGCGTTGATCGGAGCACAGACGTTCGCATTCGGTGAGAGTGGGAACGTTGTAGGCATGCTTCACGGCAGTCTTGTGTAACCGGAAACCCTCACTCGTCTTGGCCGAGCACTCTGAATTGGCGAAAAACTGCAATAGTGAGTGAACTTAAACAATCATTTGAATGCCACTTACCATCCGGTCCTGGGCGACGTGTCCATTGTTGTCTGTAGTCATTCCGCCTTCTGGGATAGTCATCTTCATAGCCGGACCCAGGATAGCTCAATACCGAATTCGACTCCCGTGGTGGCTCGCGACGGGGCGGCCCCAATTCAAAGTAATTGAAATCATGCTGATCCTTACGTCTTTGCGACTCACTGAGGCCCCAATAAGAGGTGtgcttgctgttgctgccaccATAACTGCCGCCATAATGACCCCAGTTGTCCTCACCGCCAATTAAATACGGAACAAACTTGTTTGGATTCTTGTATGGGCCAAGACCAGAGCCGGGGCCAGGTGGGGGAGCTGGGCCATCGCGATCCAAGTAGTTATGAACAGGACGACTTGGCTCAGGCGGTCGATAGGGTGAGAAGTCGGGGCCAGGTCTATATGGTGGTCTATATTTGTCTATGCGATCGGTTTCGGGCCTTGGAGGTGGAGGCCTATAGGACGGGGAGCTATCATAGCCAGAGCTGCTAGGTAATGTTTCCCACCGATCTGGTCTGTAGCGGTCTGAATAATCCGGGCGAGAGCCAGAAGAGTGATCTCCATAGCTGCTGGGTGGTGTGTGCCCAAAGTATCCTGAACTATGCGAGGAGAACTCATAGGAAGAAGAGCTCCCAGATGAAGACGACGTGGAGCTGTGAGAGGAGAAAGGTCGATGCTCGTAAGATCCACTCGGCGGTGGGTGAGGAGGAAGACCAGATGGACCACGATAATGATCCACAGCTGTGCTGATGGACGGACGATATCGATCTCGCTCTCGATTGTGATCTCTGTCGTTGTAACCACTGGAACTCGGCCCTGGACCATTGCTCGGCTTAAAGTATATCGGTGGGCTACTTAGTGGGCCTTTTGAGCAATCCTGACACGCATTTCGGCGGCAACTGCTTGGGGCATTGCGATCTCTTTCGTAGTAATCGTAATCTGGGTGCCTCAACAAATTTGTATCTCTACGATTAGGACTCGAATACAGATCCATTTGCGACAATGGGATCTCGATTAGTTCACAATCGCCTTGACCATGCCCTGAGGGATCCAGCCGATAGTTGAAGCCCTCGCACATGAAACGCTTCTCATGACCGCACTCCCTCATACATTCCTCCACCCGTTCACAGGAGATGGAGCGACGTACCCATTGGGGAGCTATGCGCTTGCCGGCCAAAACTCGACGAAAGCACGCTGAAATGTAGGGAAGGAGTAAAAGCAAAAGATGATGTCGGTAgtgatgatcatgatgatgatgatgatgatgctgataaTGACGATGATGCTGTGTGCTTTGGCAATTgccaaagagagaaaaagaagaagcaacagtggtaaagaaaataaaacgaaacaaaactcAGAAAATCACTGATGCGCAGCCAGAACCAAAGATCGGGCTGGGATTGCGGCACATCCGCTTAGTTTTTTCAGTAAATTATGTTCGAGTCATGTTTCCAGTCCAAGTACATCAGCCTTCGCCAAAAGATTATCTCAGGCTGGAAAATTGCTTTGTCGTCGTAGTCAGTTCTTCTTTGCCTCAAGAACGCTTAtgaaaattatgcaaattacttTACACCCACGACCGAGACCAAGCGAAACCCAGTCAAAGAAAGGTATTTGACCGAACAAGGGGAGTCACCCCGTTTTCGGCACCCCACTTCTCCAAACCCCTTACCTTTGGCATCCTCCACAATGATAATCGTACTAGTTATATCACTATGTCTCGTAGGACTTACGAATTTGGCTTGACTCTGGCTGGCATTGAGGATCCAGCTTATTAAGCACATATAGAACCCCTGGAACCACATTGGAATCACCTATCACAAAAACTCAGCCAAGCACTAAATGAACTTCgagtggtttttgttttaata encodes:
- the LOC6652514 gene encoding uncharacterized protein LOC6652514 isoform X2, which codes for MWFQGFYMCLISWILNASQSQAKFVSPTRHSDITSTIIIVEDAKACFRRVLAGKRIAPQWVRRSISCERVEECMRECGHEKRFMCEGFNYRLDPSGHGQGDCELIEIPLSQMDLYSSPNRRDTNLLRHPDYDYYERDRNAPSSCRRNACQDCSKGPLSSPPIYFKPSNGPGPSSSGYNDRDHNRERDRYRPSISTAVDHYRGPSGLPPHPPPSGSYEHRPFSSHSSTSSSSGSSSSYEFSSHSSGYFGHTPPSSYGDHSSGSRPDYSDRYRPDRWETLPSSSGYDSSPSYRPPPPRPETDRIDKYRPPYRPGPDFSPYRPPEPSRPVHNYLDRDGPAPPPGPGSGLGPYKNPNKFVPYLIGGEDNWGHYGGSYGGSNSKHTSYWGLSESQRRKDQHDFNYFELGPPRREPPRESNSVLSYPGSGYEDDYPRRRNDYRQQWTRRPGPDECSAKTSEGFRLHKTAVKHAYNVPTLTECERLCSDQRPSFICHTFSYRYNQAGRDNCMLCDRPINMLDYYVDIEPDRDYDIYSMADDMDVCRSPPRRSDGPHSPTTTALADPRNAQCFFRAIDATRFFKSIVRDSLTVRNVGECEMECIRSTKFTCRAFAFRYGQQRHAGIIDNCQLSDWPVRDMDKERHLILDAAFDIFERASYGHGCEIQPIVDEKHKKLCYLGYGSPARLLPQAIKKVISVPSEMACKKECIRFRETTPFKCYAFSYGSHASSFNCELSDLDQTELKQDVHYTHTKERDFWLFAWNPFDWTCRDKVNTIGGSRVNNDRRMDIFREPGDVAWRHYSVSGKPCRRSSPCEKNLITGFYSCETDGSEVGSWDYCCKADHPCGYSRGFDYPWCFVGDEPDQWRKCSDRYYPDKNSTVSSTHSHFSKEKRPHQPATAASSEYSQHPPRPGGLQSLSDFAAARLWPVTYLYSEGPPNATEFSNFVDCNKESC
- the LOC6652514 gene encoding uncharacterized protein LOC6652514 isoform X1, with the translated sequence MCVIIERKCIQRILYWLCAVHMIIDLDLVAALTVDNQLVSARNDCFERIALEAMLPFEKTFRTEDTNSLKMCKEKCLQAGEKCQSISFGVHRRGNGTCQLSSEQYGNGNGNGGSSGRPGGVIFDPDFDLYTRKTNCFDLSDNSIAHPDPGPSPISPGPTPVNLPNRPLDVGNTPVLVVNPTPHTAGSLPPPPPPPASPGSVGDRLYFSHDIYPLYKYPMLYEPNYPAPNEDVYIPGGYAANAPEVEDRYRPQFAPLDDDSVRPTPHSPPRPIFGLGYGNGYSYGTPERYTPPTTMRPADERPSYASPRPPLPRPINDYPPSARPTNDYPPPRPYDSSTPTSYGPRPSPSYEPRPDYINRPDPPQHGDGYGMARPLPQMPPRDDYVRRNGSEMRPGDGYDDDKSIATYFNPDDYMQGNRKRPSDRDRDRLGYPMEEMKACFRRVLAGKRIAPQWVRRSISCERVEECMRECGHEKRFMCEGFNYRLDPSGHGQGDCELIEIPLSQMDLYSSPNRRDTNLLRHPDYDYYERDRNAPSSCRRNACQDCSKGPLSSPPIYFKPSNGPGPSSSGYNDRDHNRERDRYRPSISTAVDHYRGPSGLPPHPPPSGSYEHRPFSSHSSTSSSSGSSSSYEFSSHSSGYFGHTPPSSYGDHSSGSRPDYSDRYRPDRWETLPSSSGYDSSPSYRPPPPRPETDRIDKYRPPYRPGPDFSPYRPPEPSRPVHNYLDRDGPAPPPGPGSGLGPYKNPNKFVPYLIGGEDNWGHYGGSYGGSNSKHTSYWGLSESQRRKDQHDFNYFELGPPRREPPRESNSVLSYPGSGYEDDYPRRRNDYRQQWTRRPGPDECSAKTSEGFRLHKTAVKHAYNVPTLTECERLCSDQRPSFICHTFSYRYNQAGRDNCMLCDRPINMLDYYVDIEPDRDYDIYSMADDMDVCRSPPRRSDGPHSPTTTALADPRNAQCFFRAIDATRFFKSIVRDSLTVRNVGECEMECIRSTKFTCRAFAFRYGQQRHAGIIDNCQLSDWPVRDMDKERHLILDAAFDIFERASYGHGCEIQPIVDEKHKKLCYLGYGSPARLLPQAIKKVISVPSEMACKKECIRFRETTPFKCYAFSYGSHASSFNCELSDLDQTELKQDVHYTHTKERDFWLFAWNPFDWTCRDKVNTIGGSRVNNDRRMDIFREPGDVAWRHYSVSGKPCRRSSPCEKNLITGFYSCETDGSEVGSWDYCCKADHPCGYSRGFDYPWCFVGDEPDQWRKCSDRYYPDKNSTVSSTHSHFSKEKRPHQPATAASSEYSQHPPRPGGLQSLSDFAAARLWPVTYLYSEGPPNATEFSNFVDCNKESC